TCATTACGGCTATTATCTATCCCATTTCCGGCCACTGGATCTGGGGTGGTGGCTGGCTCTCCGGCCTGAGCACACCCTTCCACGACTTTGCCGGATCCACCGTGGTCCATTCAGTGGGGGCCTGGGTTGGATTGATGGGAGCCATTGTCATCGGTCCCCGCCTGGGTAAATATAGCAGCGATGGAAAAGCCAGAGCCATTCCCGGACAGAACCTGGCCTTTGGCGCGCTGGGTGTCTTCATCCTCTGGTTTGGCTGGTTCGGCTTCAATCCCGGATCACAACTGGCCGCGGCCGGCAGTGAAAATGCCTCTGCCATCTCTCATATCTTCGTGACCACCAACCTGGCGGCAGCAGCAGGGGCTGTTGCGGCGATGGTTCTTACCTGGTCCAAATACAAACGGCCCGGACTCTCCCTGACACTGAACGGGGCCCTGGCCGGACTGGTAGCCATCACGGCAGGATGCGATGTAGTCAGTCCGGGAGGTGCAGTCATCATCGGACTGCTTGCCGGTATCCTGCTGGTTTTCGGTGTGGAATTATTTGACAGGGTCCTGAAGATAGATGATCCTGTGGGTGCCGTCTCGGTACACGGACTCAATGGCGCCCTGGGTACCATCATGGTTGGGTTTTTCAGTACCAGCAACGGTCTCTTTTACGGAGGGGGTGCTGCCCGGCTGGGATCACAGCTTCTTGGTGTTGCTGCCGTAGCTGCATGGGCCATGGGCCTTGGCTTCATCTTATTCTTTACCCTCAAAAAGACCATCGGGGGAAGGGTTTCCCGGCGTATTGAAGAGGAAGACCTGGATATTTATGAACATGGTGAATCTGCCTACAACTAAGCCACCTGCTTCAGCCAATGAGATCATAACTTACGCTCTATGAATCCGGAAAGGGCTGTGTCACTGGATGCGGAACTTTCAATTTATAAGTAATTAACAAAATTATGTGTCAAAAACACAGTATAATAGATAGTGTTTGTTT
This window of the Bacteroidales bacterium genome carries:
- a CDS encoding ammonium transporter; its protein translation is MEDITTVVSEFAVSIDTIWILIAAVLVMFMQAGFALVEAGFTRSKNTANILMKNLMDFSNGSLIFYIMGYTLMYGEDIGGFMGKISLFFGSNEINSVPDKASLMFQTVFAATAATIVSGAVAERTRFSTYLIFSMVITAIIYPISGHWIWGGGWLSGLSTPFHDFAGSTVVHSVGAWVGLMGAIVIGPRLGKYSSDGKARAIPGQNLAFGALGVFILWFGWFGFNPGSQLAAAGSENASAISHIFVTTNLAAAAGAVAAMVLTWSKYKRPGLSLTLNGALAGLVAITAGCDVVSPGGAVIIGLLAGILLVFGVELFDRVLKIDDPVGAVSVHGLNGALGTIMVGFFSTSNGLFYGGGAARLGSQLLGVAAVAAWAMGLGFILFFTLKKTIGGRVSRRIEEEDLDIYEHGESAYN